The Actinomyces viscosus genome segment CCTGACCGGGCAGGTGGCTCTCGTGACCGGCTGCTCGTCAGGCATCGGCATCCAGATGGCCAAGGCGCTGGCCAGCGCCGGAGCCAATATCGTCGCGGTGGCCCGCCGTGTCGAGCGCGTCGAGGCCGTTGCCAAGGAGATCGCCGACGAGTTCGGGGTCAAGACCCTGGCCCTGCACTGCGACGTGCGCGACACCGTCAGCGTTGAAGCCGCCGTCGATGCCGCCCTGGAGACCTTCGGCCGCCTCGACATCGTGGTCAACAACGCCGGAACCGGCAGCTTCGGCCCCGCCGAGGACCTGACCGACGAGCAGTTCGACACCGAGGTGGACATCGACCTGTACGGCATCTTCCGCGTCTCGCGCGCCGCGGCGAAGAAGGCCATGATCCCCGCCGGCTACGGACGCATCATCAACGTCGCCTCCATGTACGGCATGGTCGGCTCCAACGTCGCCGGCATGGCTGCCTACCACGCCGCCAAGGGCGGCGCCGTCAACCTCACCCGCGCCCTGGCGGCCGAGTGGGCCAAGTACGGCATCACCGTCAACGCCCTGTGTCCCGGCTACTTCTACTCCGAGCTGACCACCGACGTCCTGGACGCCGAGGACACCGGATCGGCCTTCCGCGCCATGATCCCGCTGGACCGCTTCGGCAAGGAGGGCGAGCTCGACACCGCCATCCTGTTCCTGGCCTCGAAGGCCTCCGGCTACGTCGTCGGATCGCCCATCCTCGTCGACGGCGGCTACAGCGCCATCTGAGGGTCTGCTCCGACCGCGTCCTCGCGCGAGAGACGGCCCCGCCCCGGCGGCCCGTCCACCGTGGCTCTCCTGTGCCTCTCCCATGGCTCTACCATGGCTGCCGGGCCGGGCGCCTTCCGCCCGCCCCAGACGGCAAGGAGAACACGTGACGACGACGCAGCCCTACCTCTCACGGCAGGTCACCTTCACCGCCCAGGGGCAGAGGATCGGGGGACTGGCCTACGTCCCATCCGCGGCGGCGTCGGTGCCCGCGCCCCTGGTCATCTGCTGCCACGGCATGGAGGGCTCCCACACCCGCGTCGCCCCCATGGCACGGCGCTTCGCCGCAGCAGGTGCGGTCGCCGTCTGCTTCGACTTCCGCGGGGGCGGCGGCAGCGCCAGCCAGGGCCAGGCCACCGCGATGTCGGCCCTCACTGAGCTGGCCGACCTCGAGGCAGTCCTCACCACAGCCTGCGCCTGGCCGGAGGTGGACGCCTCCCGGGTCGCCCTGTTCGGGCTGAGCCTGGGAGGGGCGGTCGCGGCGCTCGCGGCCGCCCGGCACCCGCAGCGGATCGCCGCCCTGGCCCTGTGGTACCCGGCCCTGCGGCTGGGGGAGAACCTGCGCGCCGCTTTCCGCACCCTGGCGGCCGTGCCCGAGGAGTTCGACTGGGCGGGTACCCGGCTGGGGCGCGCCTACGCCGTCGACGGCTGGAACCTGGAGGTCGGGGCCGAGCTGGCCACCTATCGCCGCCCCGTCCTCATCGTCCACGGGGAGCAGGACCGCTCCGTGCCCATCGAGGTCTCCCGGGCCGCCGTGCGCGCCCTGCCTGACGCCGAGCTCGTCACCATCCCCGGCGCCGCCCACGGGTTCGGGGACGCCAACTGGGAGGAGGCCATGCGCCGCACCACCGACTTCCTGGCGTGGAACGGCGTCCTGGAGGAGGACTGAGCCGCACACCGCACGACTACACCGGAGGGCCCGCGCAGGTTGGGGTGCAGTCCTCAGGCCATCGGGCTCTCCCACGAGCCCCGGGTGTCGACGCCGGAGGCCTGGGCGGCCTCCTCCAGCCTGGCGACCTCCTCTGTGCTCAGCGTCAGGTTGACGGCCTTGGCGGCGTCGTCGACCTGGGTCGGCGTGGTGACGCCGATGATCGGGATGGTTCCCTTGGCGATGGCCCAGGCGACGCTGACCTGGGCGGGGGCGACGTCGTGGGCCGCGGCGATGGCGCGCAGCGTCTCCAGCAGGGCTCCGAGCCTGGGCAGCAGCGGGTTGTAGGTGCGGCCGCGCTGGGAGTCGGCCGGCATGAGGTGGTCGGCGTCGTACTTGCCGGACAGGGCTCCCTGCTCCAGGGTCATGTAGGCGAAGAAGTCGATGCCGTTGTCATGGCAGTAGTCCAGGAGGCCCGCGTCCTCGCTCGAGCGGTACAGGAGCGAGTAGTGGTTCTGGATGGCGGAGAGGCGGACGCCCTTGGCGGACAGGATCTCCTCAACCCGCTTGATCTGGGCGAGGTTGTGGTTCGAGACGCCCACGCGCCCGACCTTGCCCTCCGCGGCCAGCCGGGCCACCAGCGGGGTCCACCGCTCGACGTCGCCGGGGTTGTGGATCCAGTAGAGGTCGATCTCGGTGGTGCCGAGGTTCTGCTCGGACTGCGCCAGCTCGTCGGCGACCGGGTCGGCCCCGTCTCCGGCGATCTGCGGAGTGAACTTGGTGGAGATGATGACGTCCTGGCGCGGGACGTCGGCGATGAGGGTGCCGAGTGCGCGCTCGGAGGCGCCCATGCCGTAGACGAGCGCCGTGTCCCACAGGCGCAGGCCCTGGCTCATGGCGGCGTCGAACACCTGCTTGAGGTCGTCGTTCGTGAGGTGGTTGCCGAAGACCTGGTCGCCTCCGGCGGCGCCCGATCCCCAGGACCAGGTTCCCAGGGCGATGCGGGGCAGGGGAGCGTTCGATGTGGTGGGTGAGGCGGAAGAGTCGGACACGATGTTCTCCTGAGGTAGGCGGTGAGACGGGCGGTGGGGTGGATGCCGGGGTGGCTTCCTCCCCGTGGGCCGTTGTTACTACCCTCGGATATGAAGTGCGCTTCAGATCAAGCGCCGGGTGAGTGAGGTGCTGCACGGATCCGCTCGCCGAGGAGACGAACAGGAGGACGTCATGGTGATGCCGGTGGCCGCCGACCAGGAACGCACCTACGGCATTGGTGAGGCCTCGCAGGCCACGGGGCTGACGACGTCGGCCCTGCGCTTCTACGACCGTGAGGACCTGCCGCCCAGGATCCGCCGCATCAAGGAGGCCTGCGGCATCCACCGGTACTGAACCGCTGCCGAGCTGTGCAGGTCGACGTCGGGCATCGAGGGGCGGCGAGAGATATCGTGACGGTGGTAGCGAGCTGCGGCGTCGGAGTCACAGAATTGACCGTATGAGCGCATACGAGACAGCAGACCTGAACGGGGTCAGCAAGACGATGCTGCTGACCCTCCACGCTAGGGCGCAGCACACGCTCTCCGACCGGCCGCGCTTCACGGATCCCGCCGCCGTCGAGCTCGTCTCCCGGATCGACTACGACTTCACCATGGCGAGCCAGGACCGGCTCATGGCCGACGGCGTCGTGCTGCGCACCCTCACCCTCGACCCGCTCGTCGCCGGCTACCTCGCCACCCACCCTGGCTGCACGGTGGTCAACATCGCCTGCGGGCTCGACACCCGCTTCCAGCGCCTCGACGATGGGCTCGTCACCTGGTACGACCTCGACCTGCCCGACGTCATCGAGCTGCGGCGCCGGCTGCTCGATGACGGCGAGCGCCACCACACGATCGCCGCCTCCGCCCTCGACCCCGACTGGCCCGACCGGCTAGGAGAGGACAAGGCCGGCGGCAGGACGAGCGGCGACGTGCTCGTCATCATTGAGGGACTGAGCATGTACCTCGAGCAGGACGAGGTGCGCTCCTTGTTGGACATCATCGCTGCGAGGCTGCCCGGCGCGACGGTTCTCATCGAGGTCATGGCCCGCCTGTTCCAGAAGTACGGTCGAGAGCGCTCGGTGGAGGACGCGGGGGCGCGATACACCTACGGCTGCTCCAGCGCCGCTGAGTTTCAGCGCACGGTCGCTCCCGGCTTCACGCTGCTCCACGACGTCCCCTTCACCGACACCATTGCACGCTACAACCCTGTGCTCGCGCCCCTGGTGCGGTTGCCGCTGGTGGGGCGGCTCTCCGAGCGCATCGTGGTACTGCGCGCGCCGGCCTGAGCGCATTCTTCCGGCCGGGGACATTCGACGCCGTCGGGGACAGAAATTCTGCACCCGCACGCGTGACATGTCCCCGGCCAGAAGAATGTGCACCCATACGCGTGGCATGTCCCCGGCCGGAGGCGGCCGCACCCGGCCGGTACCGATGGCCGACGGTGGCACTACTATTCTCCCTGGACGTGCTCGCAGCGCCGCGAGCACGGGTGATGAGGAGGAACCATGAGTGAGCCGGTGACGACGTCGGCCGAGGACGTGCCTGAGACGGTTGAGGAACGGGAGCGCCGGTACTGGCTCTACGTCCCCGGTGAGGGCGCCGGGAAGTGGGAGGAGTTTCAGGCGGCCGGAATCATGGCTCTCAACTGGGACCGGATCGGCGACCCCGCGAGCTACCCGAACGAGGAGGCGATTCTTGAGGCGCTGGAGTCCAGCTACGGAGACTGGGGAGGGCGTCCGAGGGGCGCGGCGAGAATGATCCGGGACTTCGTCCACACCATCCGTCCCGGCGACGTCATCTACGCCCGGCGCACTCCGACCGAGATCATCGGACGCGGCGTCGTCCGCTCCGGGTTCCGCTACGACGACGTCCGGTCCTCCTACCGCTGCGTGCACGACGTCGAGTGGACGCATATCGGCTCCTGGACGCTCGATCGTCGGGTTGGCGCCGTGACCCTGCAACGCGTCACGGAGAACACGAGCTACAACCCGGCCCAGCTCGAGTCGCTGTTCAGGGAGCGCAAGGAGCTGGCACCGTCCCCGGACGCCATCCAGACCCCGGGCGCCGAGGAGCATGATTGTCAGCACTGGCTCTACACCCCGGGTGAGGGCGCGGTCAGATGGGATGAGTTCCGAACCGCTGGGATCATGGCTCTCAACTGGGACCGGATCGGTGACCTGTCTCTTTTCCCCGACAAGGAGACGCTCTTGGAGGCGCTCTACGACCACTACGGGGACTGGGGCGGTCGTCCGCGTAAGGCTGCGGACTCGGTGTGGGACTACGTCCATGTCATGAGACCGGGTGACGTTATCTTTGTCCGCCGTGGCTTCAACGAGATCGTAGGACGCGGAGTGGTTCGCTCCGACTACCGCTATGACGAGGACCGCTCATCCTTCCGGGCGGTGCGCGACGTCGAGTGGACGCACGTCGGTTCCTGGCCGCTCGAACAGCGAGTCGGCAGACTGATGCTGCACCGTCTCACCGAGAACACGAAGTACACGCCGGACCAGCTCAACGCACTCATCGGGATCGAGGAGACGCATTCGCCTTCAGTCGTAGACGACCAGCACGAGGAAGACGATCTTGATGAGGCGGTCGAGGGCTATACCAGTGTCGACTTCCTGGAAGAGGTCTTTCTCGACCCCGAGGACCTGGAGCAGATGCTCGGGCTGCTGCGGCGCAAGAAGAACCTCATCCTTCAGGGCGCTCCCGGTACGGGGAAGACCTTCGCGGCCAAGCGCCTGGCCTATGCGCTCATGGGGCAGGTGGACGACTCGCGGGTGGAGATGGTGCAGTTCCACCAGTCGACCGCCTACGAGGACGTCGTCGTCGGGCTGCGGCCCACGAGCGAGGGCGGGTTCGCGGCCGCCGAGGGCGTGTTCGCCAGGTTCTGCCGGCGCGCCGCCGCCGACCCGGGCCGGGACTACGTCTTCATCATCGACGAGATCAACCGCGCCAACATCTCCAAGGCCTTCGGCGAGCTGCTCATGCTCATCGAGGCCGAGCACCGCGGCGATGCGCTGCGCCTGCCGGTCTCCGGGGAGCTGCTGGCCGTCCCGGAGCGGCTCCACCTCATCGGCATGATGAATACCGCCGACCGGGGACTCGCCCTCATCGACTACGCGCTACGGCGCCGCTTCGCCTTCTTCGAGATGAGACCGGCCCTCGACCACCCCGCCTTCCTCCGGCACATCGCCACCGTGGGCAGCCCGAGGCTGGAGGCCCTGGTCGACGTCGTACATCGCCTCAACCGGCGGATCGTTGAGGACGAGGCCCTCGGTCCCGGGTTCCAGATCGGCCACTCCTACCTGTGCCTGCCGACCAGAAGCTCGGAAGGGCCCGGGAGCACTGAGGGTGCCGAGTCCAGCATGGACAGCGACATCGCCTCAGTGGTGCGCTACGAGCTCGAACCGCTGGTGCGCGAGTACTGGTTCGACAACCGGGCCGCCATGGAGGAGAGCATTCACCAGCTGGAGAGCGTCCTGCTGTGACGGCCACCGCATTCCCCGGCCGGGTAGCCAGCGGGGAGTCCGGCCGGCCCCACCCCGAGGGTCCCAGCACCGTGCTGCTCAAGAACGTCTACTACATGCTCGCCTACGCCTTCACTGCGCTGGAGACCGGCGAGCACCGGCGCCTGGCGGCCGAGGACTTCGACCATGTCCACGACCTGCTCGCCGCCGTCCTCGCCGAGGGGCTCGACAACCAGCGCCGACGCGGCTTCGAGCGGGACTACGAGCCCTTCACCGAGGACCTGGCCCTCGTGCGGGGACGCATCGACCCCGCCGCCACCATGCGGCTACAGGCCCGTTGCAGGGGGCTCGTGCGCTGCGGCTACGACGAGCGCACCGACAACACCCTCATGAACCGGCTCCTCAAGACCGCCGCCCTGCGCCTGATCCTGCACGGCCGCATCACCCCGGCCCGCAGGACCAGGCTGAAGTCCACGCTGCTCGTCATGGGGGGCGTCGAGCTGATGAGCGTGGGCGAGCTGGAGCGTCTTCGCTGGGAGACGCTGCGCTTCCATCGCGGTAACCGCTCCTACCGGCTGCTCATGGGGGTGTGCCGGCTCGTCCTGGACCAGCGGCTGCTCAGTGACGACGACGGCGCAGTCAGTCTTGCGGACCTCCTCGACCCCCAGGAGCTGAGCGCCCTGTACGAGCGCTTCGTCCTGGCCTACTTCCGGCGCCATCATCCCCGCCTGCGCGCCGGGGCGCCGTGGGTGAGCGGCGGCATCGAGGACGCCCCGGTCTTCCTGCCGGGACTGCACACGGACATCGTCCTGACCGGGGCGACGCGGACCCTCATCATCGACACCAAGTGCTACGGGCGGATCCTCGGGTCCCGTTTCGACAGGCAGATCCTGTCCCCGGCCAACCGCAACCAGATCTACAGCTACGTCATGCACGAGACCAGCGACCCCCGCCAGAGCGGGCGCGAGGTCGAGGGCATGCTGCTCTACGCCCAGACCACCGTCGACCCGCCGATCCGCGAGACCTGGACCGAGAACGGGCACCGCTTCCACGTGCGCACCCTCGACCTGGATCGGGACTTCACCGAGATCGCCGCCCAGCTCGACGACGTCGCCGCCCTGCTCCTTCCCGCCTGATCCACTGCGAGTATCTACTCCGAGTCGTGAGCGTGCCATCGTGAGAGCGTCTCGGTGATCTCCTCCAGTGATGGCTCTCCAGCCGCGACGGCGATCACCAGCTGGTAGGCGTCGTCGTCGGGAGCCTCGATCCAGTGGCCGTTGACATCGAGAAAGACCAGCGTGGCCAACCATCCCAACCGCTTGTTGCCGTCTATCAGCGGATGATTGCGGACCAGGGAGTCGAGCAGGGCCGCAGCCTTCTCGTCGATCGTGGTGTAGGCGTCGCGTCCCCAGAGAGCGGCCGCAGGCCGGTGCAGCGCCGAGTCGAGCAGGCCGAGGTCCCGGACCGGTCCCACGGCGAGATCCTCGATGAGCGAGAGGGCGTCCTCGAGTGTCAGGTACTCGACCATCTGCGGTTGGCCGGCGACCGATCAGCGGCCGAGGCGTTCCAGGACGTCGGCGTACCGGCTGCGGACGCGGGCGGAAGCCGCTTTAACCCGCTGCTCATGTCCGCGGCGTGCGGCCACCTCGTGGATCGCCCGGATCGTCGCCTCCTGACGGCTGATCCCGTCCTCCTGTGCCAGGAGTGTCAGAAGACGCTCATCCTCCTTGCTCAAGCGCAGTGTCATCGCCATGCGCCAAGAGTACCAGGTGATACCAAAGTGGTATCAGAGGGGGGTGCACATTTTCCTGGCCGGGGACATCCTGCACGTGCGGGGACAGAAAATCTGTCCCCGACGGCGTCGAATGTCCCCGGCCGGAGGCGAGCGCACCTTTCGGCTGCGCGTTCGGCTTTCGCCGCCGGGGGTGGGCTGGCAGCATCGGTGCCGTGACCGAGAACCACGCCCAGCCCCGCCCCACCCACTCGGACGACGTCGCCAACCCCCTCCTGCTGCAGGCCTTCGCCTGGGACCTGCCTGCCGACTCGACCCACTGGCGCGTCCTGGCCGACAACGCCGCCCTTCTGGCCGACTGCGGGGTCAGCTCGGCCTGGCTGCCGCCCGCATACAAGGGACAGGCCGGTGTGGAGGACGTCGGCTACGGCGTCTACGACACCTACGACCTGGGCGAGTTCGACCAGAAGGGCACCGTCCCCACGAAGTACGGCACCAAGGAGGACTACCTGGCCGCCATCGAGGCGATGCACGCCGCGGGCATCAGCGTCGTGGCCGACATCGTCCTCAACCACCGCATGGGCGGCGACGACACCGAGGTCGTGCGCGCCACCCCGGTCGACCCTCACGACCGCCTGCGCCCCATCGGCGAGCCCGAGGAGATCACCGCCTGGACCCGCTACACCTTCCCGGGACGCGCTGGCGCCTACTCGGACTTCACCTGGGACTGGACCTGCTTCCACGGCACCGACTGGGACGAGGCTCGCCACCAGCAGGGCGTGTGGCTCTTCGAGGGCAAGCAGTGGAACGAGAACGTCACCGACGAGCTCGGCAACTACGACTACCTCATGGGCTCCGACGTCCACGTCACCGACCCCGCCGTCAGCGCCGAGATGGACCGCTGGGGACGCTGGTACGTGGAGACCACCGGCGTCGACGGCCTGCGCCTGGACGCCCTCAAGCACGTCGGCGCCGACTTCTTCGCCCGCTGGCTGCCCGAGCTGCGCCGCGCCACCGGACGCGACCTGCCGGCCGTGGGCGAGTACTGGTCCCGCGACGTCGCCGACCTGGAGGGCTACCTGGAGGCCGTCCCCTTCACGAGCCTGTTCGACGT includes the following:
- a CDS encoding SDR family NAD(P)-dependent oxidoreductase, whose translation is MDRNYFDLTGQVALVTGCSSGIGIQMAKALASAGANIVAVARRVERVEAVAKEIADEFGVKTLALHCDVRDTVSVEAAVDAALETFGRLDIVVNNAGTGSFGPAEDLTDEQFDTEVDIDLYGIFRVSRAAAKKAMIPAGYGRIINVASMYGMVGSNVAGMAAYHAAKGGAVNLTRALAAEWAKYGITVNALCPGYFYSELTTDVLDAEDTGSAFRAMIPLDRFGKEGELDTAILFLASKASGYVVGSPILVDGGYSAI
- a CDS encoding alpha/beta hydrolase family protein → MTTTQPYLSRQVTFTAQGQRIGGLAYVPSAAASVPAPLVICCHGMEGSHTRVAPMARRFAAAGAVAVCFDFRGGGGSASQGQATAMSALTELADLEAVLTTACAWPEVDASRVALFGLSLGGAVAALAAARHPQRIAALALWYPALRLGENLRAAFRTLAAVPEEFDWAGTRLGRAYAVDGWNLEVGAELATYRRPVLIVHGEQDRSVPIEVSRAAVRALPDAELVTIPGAAHGFGDANWEEAMRRTTDFLAWNGVLEED
- a CDS encoding aldo/keto reductase, which produces MSDSSASPTTSNAPLPRIALGTWSWGSGAAGGDQVFGNHLTNDDLKQVFDAAMSQGLRLWDTALVYGMGASERALGTLIADVPRQDVIISTKFTPQIAGDGADPVADELAQSEQNLGTTEIDLYWIHNPGDVERWTPLVARLAAEGKVGRVGVSNHNLAQIKRVEEILSAKGVRLSAIQNHYSLLYRSSEDAGLLDYCHDNGIDFFAYMTLEQGALSGKYDADHLMPADSQRGRTYNPLLPRLGALLETLRAIAAAHDVAPAQVSVAWAIAKGTIPIIGVTTPTQVDDAAKAVNLTLSTEEVARLEEAAQASGVDTRGSWESPMA
- a CDS encoding MerR family DNA-binding transcriptional regulator, yielding MSEVLHGSARRGDEQEDVMVMPVAADQERTYGIGEASQATGLTTSALRFYDREDLPPRIRRIKEACGIHRY
- a CDS encoding class I SAM-dependent methyltransferase; protein product: MSAYETADLNGVSKTMLLTLHARAQHTLSDRPRFTDPAAVELVSRIDYDFTMASQDRLMADGVVLRTLTLDPLVAGYLATHPGCTVVNIACGLDTRFQRLDDGLVTWYDLDLPDVIELRRRLLDDGERHHTIAASALDPDWPDRLGEDKAGGRTSGDVLVIIEGLSMYLEQDEVRSLLDIIAARLPGATVLIEVMARLFQKYGRERSVEDAGARYTYGCSSAAEFQRTVAPGFTLLHDVPFTDTIARYNPVLAPLVRLPLVGRLSERIVVLRAPA
- a CDS encoding AAA family ATPase is translated as MSEPVTTSAEDVPETVEERERRYWLYVPGEGAGKWEEFQAAGIMALNWDRIGDPASYPNEEAILEALESSYGDWGGRPRGAARMIRDFVHTIRPGDVIYARRTPTEIIGRGVVRSGFRYDDVRSSYRCVHDVEWTHIGSWTLDRRVGAVTLQRVTENTSYNPAQLESLFRERKELAPSPDAIQTPGAEEHDCQHWLYTPGEGAVRWDEFRTAGIMALNWDRIGDLSLFPDKETLLEALYDHYGDWGGRPRKAADSVWDYVHVMRPGDVIFVRRGFNEIVGRGVVRSDYRYDEDRSSFRAVRDVEWTHVGSWPLEQRVGRLMLHRLTENTKYTPDQLNALIGIEETHSPSVVDDQHEEDDLDEAVEGYTSVDFLEEVFLDPEDLEQMLGLLRRKKNLILQGAPGTGKTFAAKRLAYALMGQVDDSRVEMVQFHQSTAYEDVVVGLRPTSEGGFAAAEGVFARFCRRAAADPGRDYVFIIDEINRANISKAFGELLMLIEAEHRGDALRLPVSGELLAVPERLHLIGMMNTADRGLALIDYALRRRFAFFEMRPALDHPAFLRHIATVGSPRLEALVDVVHRLNRRIVEDEALGPGFQIGHSYLCLPTRSSEGPGSTEGAESSMDSDIASVVRYELEPLVREYWFDNRAAMEESIHQLESVLL
- a CDS encoding 5-methylcytosine restriction system specificity protein McrC: MTATAFPGRVASGESGRPHPEGPSTVLLKNVYYMLAYAFTALETGEHRRLAAEDFDHVHDLLAAVLAEGLDNQRRRGFERDYEPFTEDLALVRGRIDPAATMRLQARCRGLVRCGYDERTDNTLMNRLLKTAALRLILHGRITPARRTRLKSTLLVMGGVELMSVGELERLRWETLRFHRGNRSYRLLMGVCRLVLDQRLLSDDDGAVSLADLLDPQELSALYERFVLAYFRRHHPRLRAGAPWVSGGIEDAPVFLPGLHTDIVLTGATRTLIIDTKCYGRILGSRFDRQILSPANRNQIYSYVMHETSDPRQSGREVEGMLLYAQTTVDPPIRETWTENGHRFHVRTLDLDRDFTEIAAQLDDVAALLLPA
- a CDS encoding type II toxin-antitoxin system death-on-curing family toxin → MVEYLTLEDALSLIEDLAVGPVRDLGLLDSALHRPAAALWGRDAYTTIDEKAAALLDSLVRNHPLIDGNKRLGWLATLVFLDVNGHWIEAPDDDAYQLVIAVAAGEPSLEEITETLSRWHAHDSE
- a CDS encoding CopG family transcriptional regulator yields the protein MAMTLRLSKEDERLLTLLAQEDGISRQEATIRAIHEVAARRGHEQRVKAASARVRSRYADVLERLGR
- a CDS encoding alpha-amylase, with the translated sequence MTENHAQPRPTHSDDVANPLLLQAFAWDLPADSTHWRVLADNAALLADCGVSSAWLPPAYKGQAGVEDVGYGVYDTYDLGEFDQKGTVPTKYGTKEDYLAAIEAMHAAGISVVADIVLNHRMGGDDTEVVRATPVDPHDRLRPIGEPEEITAWTRYTFPGRAGAYSDFTWDWTCFHGTDWDEARHQQGVWLFEGKQWNENVTDELGNYDYLMGSDVHVTDPAVSAEMDRWGRWYVETTGVDGLRLDALKHVGADFFARWLPELRRATGRDLPAVGEYWSRDVADLEGYLEAVPFTSLFDVPLHFHLHAASASNGDVDLSRLFEGTLVATDPARAVTFVENHDTQPGQSLASTIESWFKPSAYALILLREAGTPCVFWGDLFGTPETGDLPAVTELPLLMTMRRALAHGPQHDALDEPDVVGFAREGDDAHPGSGLTVVLSDRRAGAKRLHVGARHAGEQWVCVLGGHEPVTIGDDGGVELPVSDGGLSVYAPETARPILERAEQHLLRQR